A DNA window from Teredinibacter franksiae contains the following coding sequences:
- a CDS encoding CTP synthase codes for MTQYIFVTGGVVSSLGKGIASASLAAVLEARGLKVTILKLDPYINVDPGTMSPFQHGEVFVTEDGAETDLDLGHYERFIRTKMTKRNNFTTGRVYETVLRKERRGDYLGGTVQVIPHITDEIKRRILSGGDGYDIALVEIGGTVGDIESQPFLEAVRQLKVEMGNQRALLMHLTLVPYIATAGETKTKPTQHSVKELRSIGLQPDILLCRSEQEIDIDSRRKISLFTNVEERAVVPLADAKSIYAIPQILRSFNLDQIVLDKFGLEAPEADLKEWEHVVELERNATKEVTVAMVGKYMDLLDAYKSLNEALSHAALHDGADLKINYINAEDIEEQGTGILADADAILVPGGFGERGLEGKLMTVRYARENNIPYLGICLGMQCAVIEFARNVVQLDEANSTEFNPKTPHPVIGLITEWITAEGDKEKRDESSDMGGTMRLGSQECHLEKGSKSASIYGKELIEERHRHRYEVNNTYLDQLRQAGLHIGGWSANDTLVEVVELPDHPWFVACQFHPEFTSTPRDAHPLFLSYIKAALATRG; via the coding sequence ATGACTCAATATATATTTGTGACCGGCGGCGTTGTGTCGTCACTGGGAAAGGGTATCGCTTCGGCATCCCTGGCGGCAGTTTTGGAGGCTCGCGGCCTCAAAGTTACCATTCTTAAGCTCGACCCCTACATTAATGTAGACCCTGGCACCATGAGCCCCTTCCAGCACGGAGAGGTCTTCGTCACCGAAGACGGCGCCGAAACGGATTTGGACCTGGGCCATTACGAACGTTTTATTCGCACTAAAATGACCAAGCGTAACAACTTTACCACCGGTCGTGTATACGAAACCGTACTGCGTAAAGAACGCCGTGGCGACTATTTGGGCGGTACCGTGCAGGTTATTCCCCATATTACCGACGAAATTAAGCGCCGTATTCTTAGCGGTGGTGATGGTTACGATATTGCCCTTGTCGAAATTGGTGGCACCGTGGGGGATATTGAATCCCAGCCGTTTTTGGAAGCTGTTCGCCAGCTTAAAGTGGAAATGGGTAACCAGCGCGCACTGCTCATGCACCTTACCCTAGTGCCTTACATTGCCACCGCTGGCGAGACTAAAACCAAGCCCACCCAGCATTCGGTAAAAGAACTGCGCTCCATTGGCCTGCAGCCGGATATCCTGCTGTGTCGGTCTGAGCAGGAAATTGACATCGATTCACGCCGTAAAATCTCCCTGTTTACCAACGTGGAAGAGCGTGCGGTTGTGCCCTTGGCCGATGCCAAATCGATTTACGCTATTCCGCAAATACTCCGCAGTTTCAACCTAGACCAGATTGTGCTCGATAAATTTGGCCTAGAAGCACCCGAAGCCGACTTGAAAGAGTGGGAGCACGTGGTGGAGCTAGAGCGCAATGCCACCAAAGAGGTGACTGTTGCCATGGTAGGCAAGTACATGGACTTACTTGACGCCTACAAGTCGCTGAACGAAGCCCTGAGCCATGCGGCACTGCACGACGGTGCCGATCTAAAAATTAATTATATAAACGCCGAAGATATAGAAGAGCAGGGCACCGGCATATTGGCCGATGCCGATGCTATTCTGGTGCCTGGCGGCTTTGGTGAGCGCGGTCTAGAAGGCAAACTAATGACCGTGCGCTATGCCCGTGAAAACAACATCCCATACCTCGGTATATGCCTCGGCATGCAGTGTGCGGTTATTGAGTTTGCGCGTAACGTGGTGCAACTAGACGAAGCCAACAGTACCGAATTCAACCCCAAAACCCCGCACCCTGTTATTGGTTTGATTACGGAGTGGATAACGGCCGAGGGCGATAAGGAAAAACGCGACGAAAGTTCCGATATGGGTGGCACCATGCGCCTTGGTAGTCAGGAGTGCCACCTGGAAAAAGGCTCCAAGTCGGCTAGCATCTATGGCAAGGAACTCATTGAAGAGCGCCATCGTCACCGCTATGAAGTCAATAACACCTATTTAGACCAGCTTAGGCAGGCCGGTTTACACATTGGCGGGTGGTCGGCAAATGACACTTTGGTCGAAGTTGTAGAGTTGCCAGATCACCCTTGGTTTGTTGCTTGTCAATTTCACCCGGAATTTACTTCAACACCAAGGGACGCGCACCCATTGTTCTTAAGTTACATCAAGGCCGCACTCGCTACCCGTGGGTAG